The genomic DNA TCAATGTCCAACTCGAAACTGGGGTTCCAGCTGTCCTGAGTTTTGATTCGATCTCAATCGACGACCTCAGAACTCGCTGGTTGGACCATCACGAACATGTGACGCGATCCTCTGTCCACACGATCAAACGCTACCGGAGCGCGACCCAGCATCTGATCAATTTTCTCTCGCAACACCGGGTACCTCAGGTCACTGCCCAATTCCGTCTGGAACATGCCGAACAGTTTGCACGATACCTGCGAACGCTGGAAGTGACTCCCAATGGTCATCCCCATTCGATTTCACGTCCGTTACTCGACAAGGGAGTTCTCTACATCCTGCATTGCTGTCGTTCTCTATTCAACTTTGCCATCAAAAGGCGACACCTGCCTCCCTACAGTGACAACCCTTTCAGCAATCTGGAATTCGATCGGATGTCAGTTGAGGATTCCAAACCGATCATTCTGTTTACTTCCGATCAGGAAATGCGATTCCTGCAGCACTGCGATGACTGGCAAGTCTCTCTATTTCTGACACTCATGCTGACAGGAATGAGGCCGGGAGAAATGACACACCTGTTACTGCCAGACGATGTCAATTTCGAGCAGTCGGTTTTGCAGATCAATAATCGACCTCAACTCGGATGGCAGATCAAAACCCGAATCGCTCGTGAGATCCCATTGGTCAACGAACTCTGTCAGATCCTTCAACATATCACCCGCGAGCGATCCAGTGGGACCCTGTTGCAGCGGAGACAGTTTGCCGAGAATACCCGACAGATTGAGAATCCCATTCCGGCAAATATGGAACGCGAACTTCAACAACGACTTGTCGTACAGAAAACCGACGAACCCACTGGACTCGATCGAGTCGCCAGATTGAGAATCTGTCGTACAGTCTGGCGCGATGCCGGGGCCATCAAAATCGAGCAGGTTCGTTCTGAATTTATTCGGGTCTGCGAACGAGCGGGACTGCAGGGTTTCACATCCCCAAAAATGCTGCGACATCTGTTTGCGACGACTCTGCAGGATGCCAATGTTGATCCCCTGATCCGTTGTGAGTTGATGGGGCACTCCACGGCCAATCAGAGTAGTTCTCATAATCTGGGCATGACGGCCAATTACACGCATACCCGCTTTGAGACCAAACGCAAGCAACTCCAATTTGCTCTCGATTCCCGGGCAGCAACAGCATTTGCCCGAGAATGGCTTCAGCAGCATGCCTGAGTCAACTTGAGTTGCGACATCCGTTTGGAGAGGATCTCCACAACCGGAGCGAGTGTTCTGTCGAGAGCCAGGTCGTATTGTCGTTTCAGCTCATTAACGTGCGTGTAACCGACAATCGGAGAATTCCCCGGTGATTGTCCCATCAGATATTTTCTGTAGAACAGAGGGACCCCCGAATTCTCCAAGGATGTGCTGAACAGATGCCGAAAGTCCTTCAGTGTGGCCTGACTGGGCCAGCCCAGTTTCTGTTGAATTCCATGGAATTCATGCTCAACCTGATCATAGTTGATCCCCCCAGCCTTCCGGATCTGCAATTTGAGCAATCGCTGACGCTGTTCAGGGGAAGGAACATTCCGTTTCTGGATCTGCGTTTGAAAGTCATCCGAAAACTCTTGGACTGTGGCAAAACTTTTTTGGGGCTGTTTATTCCCCTGGAAAATCATTCGCTGGGGGAACAACAGGCAATGCCTGTCCGAATCCGTTGCCAGCAAGGTATGGACAAGTTCAGGAATGGGAAAGCGTTTATCCCGTAAACCCTTGGTGTCGTAATCAAATCCAGGACGGCAGACAACCTGCAGCCATTCAGAAGATAAATCTTCGCGAAAGATGAAGCAGGGTTCTGAGGCGCGAAGTCCGAACAGGATCAGGGGAATGAATAATCGTAGCTGAAAACAATCACACTCTTTCAGAAAGTCGCAGGCCATCGAAATCGTAATGTCGGGCTCCCCAAACAGATCGGGAGCCCGACGATGATTTCGTGTCCGATTCCCACAGAACGGATTGGAGAACCCAGCCGGCAGCAGGTTTCCCCGCTGACCATCGGCTGCCCAGGTATACATCGAACGAATCACATCCAGAACATACTCAGCTGAGCGAAGCGGGCGGGTAGCAGTATTGGTGTGACCGTTTGGTGAAATCTGCAATTGAGAAAGATAGGCTCGCAGTTCCTGCACGAATTTTCGATCGACACTGGCTGCTGTCGCCCAGCGTTTTTCAATTTTTGGTTGAGAAACAAATCCCCGATAGTGCTCCAGGGCTGATGCATAGCGTCTGGCTGTCGCAGGACTGATTTCTCCAGCGGCGGCTCGCTGCTGGAGATCCTCAATATACTGTCCAATCAACTGCTGGTTTCCCAGTCGGCGGGTTCCCGTACAGGAAGACCGATAGTGGGTAAGTCGCTCATCGATGGTCCGTGCCCGCACAATCGCCGTTAGCAAATCCCCCTGCACTCGTTCAGCCACGTTCTTTTTTTCGGAGGGCTCCCACCATTGCAGCAAAAAATAATCGGCCCGGCGATAGACGCGAACTTTCTCGGGAGCCGCTATCCCGGCTGGGAACTCAGTAAATCTCTGCATTTTAAATTTTTTGCCATATTTTTGGGTCCACTCAGAATCTGTTTGCGTAAAATGACTTACATCCATGTTCAGATCTCCTAAATCCATTGTGCGAGGGTTTAGGAGCTAGGCATTTGCGCGCAGGGATTGAGGAGAATTTTCGGATGGAACCAGAAATTGAACGGGGTTTGAAGGTTGGAAATCGAACGTTTCCACTTCGTCTACATCGGGATCAGAATGTAGAATTAGGCAATTTTACGATTGATCAATGGTGGATTGATAAACGCGGTCTGTATAAAGATCGCAGATCAACATCCCCAAACCATGACAAAATCATTAACTTTTACTGGGCGTGTTGTCGTGAAGATGGCCCTCAACATGAGTTAGAAGTCAAAGAATCATTTTTACT from Rubinisphaera italica includes the following:
- a CDS encoding tyrosine-type recombinase/integrase; protein product: MARKTTSFRVGRVRGDLRGQVWYLTYHENGKRHRSRSGQDLAEAKKLASQINVQLETGVPAVLSFDSISIDDLRTRWLDHHEHVTRSSVHTIKRYRSATQHLINFLSQHRVPQVTAQFRLEHAEQFARYLRTLEVTPNGHPHSISRPLLDKGVLYILHCCRSLFNFAIKRRHLPPYSDNPFSNLEFDRMSVEDSKPIILFTSDQEMRFLQHCDDWQVSLFLTLMLTGMRPGEMTHLLLPDDVNFEQSVLQINNRPQLGWQIKTRIAREIPLVNELCQILQHITRERSSGTLLQRRQFAENTRQIENPIPANMERELQQRLVVQKTDEPTGLDRVARLRICRTVWRDAGAIKIEQVRSEFIRVCERAGLQGFTSPKMLRHLFATTLQDANVDPLIRCELMGHSTANQSSSHNLGMTANYTHTRFETKRKQLQFALDSRAATAFAREWLQQHA
- a CDS encoding phage integrase family protein — its product is MQRFTEFPAGIAAPEKVRVYRRADYFLLQWWEPSEKKNVAERVQGDLLTAIVRARTIDERLTHYRSSCTGTRRLGNQQLIGQYIEDLQQRAAAGEISPATARRYASALEHYRGFVSQPKIEKRWATAASVDRKFVQELRAYLSQLQISPNGHTNTATRPLRSAEYVLDVIRSMYTWAADGQRGNLLPAGFSNPFCGNRTRNHRRAPDLFGEPDITISMACDFLKECDCFQLRLFIPLILFGLRASEPCFIFREDLSSEWLQVVCRPGFDYDTKGLRDKRFPIPELVHTLLATDSDRHCLLFPQRMIFQGNKQPQKSFATVQEFSDDFQTQIQKRNVPSPEQRQRLLKLQIRKAGGINYDQVEHEFHGIQQKLGWPSQATLKDFRHLFSTSLENSGVPLFYRKYLMGQSPGNSPIVGYTHVNELKRQYDLALDRTLAPVVEILSKRMSQLKLTQACC